A section of the Burkholderiales bacterium genome encodes:
- a CDS encoding PD40 domain-containing protein: protein DGTKIAFSRRSGATSTLWVVDIDGSNARELSSLPCWATNPISWSPDSTRIAFVANGVVHSVALAGGTTNLCAGITGTCSNPAWSPDGAHVALTVYANANSEIYVVDANGSNPTNITNNASGDDSAPSWSPDSTAIAFASTRNGQYEIFRTAYPVSGAPLRLTMHDNTINDFGPQWSADGTRLAFVRNQTGGSRIATMTADGTSYTDFAVNANPGEHSWSPCQ from the coding sequence CCGACGGAACGAAGATCGCTTTCTCCCGCAGAAGCGGCGCCACGTCGACGCTTTGGGTTGTCGACATCGACGGCTCCAACGCTCGCGAGCTGTCCTCGCTGCCATGCTGGGCCACCAACCCGATCAGTTGGTCACCCGACAGCACGCGGATCGCGTTCGTTGCAAACGGCGTCGTTCACTCGGTCGCGCTCGCCGGCGGGACCACGAACCTGTGCGCGGGGATCACCGGCACGTGTAGCAATCCCGCGTGGTCACCCGACGGCGCACACGTCGCACTCACTGTCTACGCGAACGCCAACTCCGAGATCTACGTGGTGGACGCCAACGGCTCGAACCCCACCAACATCACGAACAACGCGAGCGGCGACGACAGCGCGCCTAGCTGGTCACCCGATAGCACCGCGATCGCCTTCGCCAGCACGCGGAATGGTCAGTACGAGATCTTCCGGACCGCATACCCGGTCAGCGGCGCCCCGCTTCGCCTGACGATGCACGACAACACCATCAACGACTTTGGGCCGCAGTGGTCCGCCGACGGAACGCGCTTGGCCTTCGTTCGCAACCAGACCGGCGGCTCCCGAATCGCAACCATGACCGCCGACGGCACCAGCTACACGGACTTCGCCGTCAACGCGAACCCGGGCGAGCATTCATGGTCGCCGTGCCAGTAG
- a CDS encoding FHA domain-containing protein → MTGAEVFADEGGVLGLRAYGTEVLHRFPPAPWSELVVGSGTAARIPVAHETVSRRHAVIVRAGRDGEAFAVQDAGSKNGTYCEGERRADSFVLRPGQWIAFGRVHFSVYSEATEAVRKRLQRFLGYGSQYARAVDELHYAITHRRHIALVMPPSEESADSALVPSGAAPSLVRLVHEVVPGGMAPLVEVVGRKEQIESEQTQHDVYQRARGGTLVIAAKCWPRNPATLRALLTERRPSVRVVLVAPRGEDVDALLGHELRNHVVVVKVPTMEERGALETEMAIEQASAEYGRPLGLSWDPFNADELRRVWGSPEELEAFVRRAVRVKLLPKYADAAKLEGVSEPALSRWIKRSAIVVGRKR, encoded by the coding sequence ATGACGGGCGCGGAGGTCTTCGCGGACGAGGGCGGCGTGCTCGGCCTGCGCGCCTACGGCACCGAGGTTCTGCATCGCTTCCCGCCGGCGCCGTGGAGCGAGCTCGTGGTGGGCAGTGGGACCGCGGCGCGGATTCCAGTCGCACACGAAACGGTCTCGCGTCGCCACGCGGTGATCGTCCGGGCGGGTCGAGACGGTGAGGCGTTCGCGGTGCAGGATGCAGGCTCGAAGAACGGCACCTACTGCGAAGGCGAGCGGCGCGCGGACAGCTTCGTGTTGCGCCCGGGTCAGTGGATCGCGTTCGGGCGCGTTCATTTCTCGGTGTACAGCGAGGCCACCGAGGCGGTTCGCAAACGGCTACAGCGCTTCCTCGGCTACGGCTCCCAGTACGCGCGCGCCGTCGACGAGCTGCACTACGCGATCACGCACCGAAGGCACATCGCATTGGTGATGCCGCCGAGCGAGGAGAGCGCAGACTCGGCGCTGGTTCCGTCGGGTGCCGCGCCCTCGTTGGTTCGTCTCGTTCACGAGGTCGTGCCCGGCGGAATGGCGCCGCTCGTCGAGGTCGTGGGCCGCAAGGAGCAGATCGAGAGTGAGCAGACGCAGCACGACGTGTACCAGCGGGCGCGCGGCGGCACCCTCGTGATCGCGGCGAAGTGCTGGCCGCGGAACCCGGCGACGCTACGCGCGCTCTTGACCGAGCGCCGGCCGTCGGTGCGCGTGGTGTTGGTTGCGCCGCGTGGCGAGGATGTCGACGCGTTGCTCGGGCACGAGCTGCGTAACCACGTGGTCGTGGTGAAGGTGCCGACGATGGAGGAGCGCGGCGCGCTGGAGACCGAGATGGCGATCGAGCAGGCGAGCGCGGAGTACGGTCGGCCGCTCGGGCTCTCATGGGACCCGTTCAACGCCGACGAGCTGCGGCGCGTGTGGGGGAGCCCCGAGGAGCTGGAGGCGTTCGTCAGGCGCGCGGTGCGCGTGAAGCTGCTGCCCAAGTACGCCGACGCGGCCAAGCTCGAAGGCGTCTCGGAGCCCGCGTTGTCGCGATGGATCAAGCGGAGCGCGATCGTGGTCGGGAGGAAGCGATGA
- a CDS encoding serine/threonine protein kinase encodes MESLGALNGLSEEAENREEGSTRDRRANRYRGIARTAASRRADTAARCRCRIGHRRSVASLKTTATEPGHPPRNRRRFTRSCVLCSMLTRSPDRTIHRPCANFGHPSPTVSRYRSTPMGQPPTRPDRPQLPTAVERPNNTPRLDDGRRTATMPGAAEQPAASSDNTDSLIGVAVGDGYVIRNYITEGGMGALYVAAHRDAPTKRKAIKVLLPSLLAKCSPRTRDDIWHRFETEARIALRLEHPNVIVVDGYDRLPTGPIYIKMEFLEGKNLGQWARDRHGGIVPADDVLRVMAQVCGALEQAHKMGVVHRDLKPPNIFVVATEDGSIKTKLLDFGIARVIDPHALPGGKKTTLPRAMGTPGYWAPEQQTSPGDVDHRADIYAIGVIIYELTTNQLPGFGSLVPHQLPPTFPREWYDGIAAALAGDPRQRPQSIRDLLNFLIDRTPNGPQIAHEACPSLYKVPVAWSDSTTRAPLSGVGSVHNVTPPPPLPPSTLTHAAGAYGTQLGPRRGRSLLLAALAGAAVTAAVAIGVVVSLQGSSSTPASTTNAPGASSPASTSPPAASSATSPPPATSSPAAVAAPAGPASTSPPPDAAAAPATIDAPPAPPDTTAAAATSPSSSPSASPDGSTAEARDNAPTKRTPKTTRTTRKPPRRTTVERLGD; translated from the coding sequence TTGGAGTCGCTCGGTGCGCTCAACGGGCTCTCCGAGGAAGCCGAGAACCGCGAGGAGGGGTCCACCCGCGACAGACGTGCGAATCGGTACCGAGGCATAGCGCGCACAGCGGCGTCTCGCAGAGCGGACACCGCTGCGAGGTGTCGTTGCCGCATCGGTCACCGCCGCAGCGTTGCATCGCTCAAGACTACGGCGACTGAGCCCGGCCACCCCCCTCGAAACCGACGCCGGTTTACACGCTCGTGCGTTTTGTGCTCGATGTTAACTCGCTCGCCGGATCGTACGATCCACCGACCGTGCGCCAACTTCGGTCACCCGTCGCCGACGGTCTCGCGTTACCGTTCTACGCCTATGGGCCAGCCGCCGACACGTCCGGATCGGCCACAACTACCGACGGCCGTCGAGCGCCCGAACAACACGCCGCGCCTCGACGACGGCCGCCGCACCGCGACGATGCCCGGCGCCGCCGAGCAGCCGGCAGCGTCGAGCGACAACACCGACTCGCTGATCGGCGTCGCCGTCGGCGACGGCTACGTGATTCGTAACTACATCACCGAGGGCGGCATGGGTGCGCTCTATGTCGCCGCACACCGCGACGCGCCCACGAAGCGGAAGGCGATCAAGGTTCTTCTTCCGTCGTTGCTCGCGAAGTGCTCGCCGAGGACGCGCGATGACATCTGGCACCGCTTCGAGACCGAGGCGCGGATCGCGCTGCGCCTCGAACACCCTAACGTGATCGTCGTCGACGGCTACGATCGCCTCCCGACGGGGCCCATCTACATCAAGATGGAGTTTCTCGAAGGGAAGAACCTCGGACAGTGGGCAAGAGACCGCCACGGGGGCATCGTGCCCGCTGACGACGTTCTCCGCGTGATGGCGCAGGTGTGCGGCGCCTTGGAGCAGGCGCACAAAATGGGCGTGGTCCACCGCGACTTGAAGCCACCTAACATCTTCGTCGTGGCGACCGAGGACGGCAGCATCAAGACGAAGCTCCTCGACTTCGGCATCGCGCGCGTGATCGATCCGCACGCGTTGCCCGGCGGCAAGAAGACGACGCTCCCCCGCGCCATGGGAACGCCCGGCTATTGGGCGCCCGAGCAGCAGACCTCGCCGGGCGATGTCGACCACCGCGCCGACATCTACGCGATCGGGGTCATCATCTACGAATTGACCACCAACCAGCTCCCCGGCTTCGGATCGCTGGTGCCGCACCAGCTCCCGCCGACGTTCCCGCGCGAGTGGTACGACGGCATCGCCGCCGCGCTTGCCGGCGATCCGCGGCAGCGTCCACAGAGCATTCGCGACCTGCTCAACTTCTTGATCGACCGCACCCCCAACGGTCCGCAAATCGCGCACGAGGCGTGCCCGTCGCTGTACAAGGTACCCGTCGCGTGGTCCGACTCGACGACGCGCGCGCCGCTCTCTGGCGTTGGCAGCGTTCACAACGTGACACCACCGCCCCCGCTTCCTCCGTCGACGCTGACGCACGCGGCAGGCGCCTACGGAACACAGCTCGGCCCTCGGCGTGGTCGAAGCCTCTTGCTTGCGGCGCTCGCTGGCGCGGCAGTGACGGCCGCCGTCGCGATCGGCGTGGTCGTGTCGCTCCAGGGCAGCTCGAGCACGCCGGCCAGCACGACCAACGCGCCCGGCGCGAGCTCGCCGGCGAGCACGTCGCCGCCGGCCGCCAGCTCGGCGACGTCGCCGCCGCCCGCGACCAGCTCGCCCGCCGCCGTCGCAGCGCCGGCCGGCCCGGCCTCGACGTCGCCGCCGCCTGACGCCGCCGCGGCACCCGCGACCATCGACGCGCCGCCCGCGCCGCCAGACACGACCGCCGCCGCGGCGACGTCGCCGAGCAGCTCGCCCTCCGCGAGCCCGGATGGGTCCACGGCAGAGGCGCGCGACAACGCCCCGACCAAGCGCACGCCCAAGACCACGCGCACGACGCGCAAGCCGCCGCGGCGGACGACCGTCGAGCGCCTCGGAGACTGA
- a CDS encoding transposase, translating to MSGFSPEFKAHVVALVRSRHASACEVAEHFGIGMWALRRWVRAADRAEREAPDNAVL from the coding sequence ATGTCGGGGTTCTCGCCGGAGTTCAAGGCGCACGTCGTCGCGCTCGTGCGGTCCAGGCATGCCAGCGCATGCGAGGTCGCGGAGCACTTCGGGATCGGCATGTGGGCCCTGCGGCGCTGGGTGCGTGCGGCCGATCGCGCGGAGCGCGAAGCGCCGGACAACGCCGTGCTTTGA
- a CDS encoding AAA family ATPase, translated as MIIASVSVKGGAGKSTLATNLAAEYMRRGRSVLLVDADPQGTSRVWAEVAMENGHKPPTVVAMGRDMHKPGQLDRIAANYDITIIDCPGREGAVVRSALVIADVVLIPCGASPADAWALQQSLEIIDEARTIRPNLIARVVITRRRATAIGKNARNDLAAVGVPLMPVELAERVAYQQAMGEGRGVTNMSGQPDATREIRDLTTAIDNLTSEHLNDAVTVAHVA; from the coding sequence ATGATCATTGCCTCTGTCAGCGTGAAGGGCGGGGCCGGCAAATCGACGCTCGCCACCAATCTCGCCGCGGAGTACATGCGCCGCGGTCGCAGCGTTCTTCTCGTCGACGCCGACCCCCAGGGCACCTCCCGCGTTTGGGCCGAAGTCGCGATGGAGAATGGCCACAAGCCGCCGACCGTCGTCGCAATGGGCCGCGACATGCATAAGCCCGGTCAGCTCGATCGCATCGCAGCGAACTACGACATCACGATCATCGACTGCCCCGGCCGCGAGGGCGCAGTGGTGCGGTCGGCGCTGGTGATCGCCGACGTCGTCTTGATCCCGTGCGGCGCATCGCCCGCCGACGCTTGGGCGCTGCAACAGAGCCTCGAGATCATCGACGAGGCCCGCACAATCCGACCGAACCTGATCGCGCGCGTGGTCATCACGCGCCGTCGCGCCACTGCCATCGGCAAGAACGCACGCAACGACCTCGCCGCGGTCGGAGTGCCGCTGATGCCCGTCGAACTCGCCGAGCGCGTTGCGTACCAGCAAGCGATGGGCGAGGGGCGTGGCGTCACAAACATGTCCGGCCAGCCGGACGCCACTCGCGAGATCCGCGACCTCACCACTGCGATCGACAACCTCACTTCGGAGCACCTCAACGATGCCGTCACCGTCGCTCACGTTGCGTAA
- a CDS encoding tyrosine-type recombinase/integrase, translated as MRAPASAALIERDARGALHAAPGATSATLPYQQRLVLAGVQAPRARRRRRDDDAGGAALGEPGVFMAIARATERLWRRAHLTYDQAIAVGKLVRERLELTKPAARRGAPPRLSPADANRLIAAAYRTASARGGDTRARGLLVKTLLLSGARVNEFVHLRAEDLDVEQARIRIRKGKGGKVRTVPILPELAHELRTHLGSRRAGWLFESRAAGRYSTRRVQQIVREVAGKAGIVHRVYPHLLRHTVAQHLLDRGMPIDQVRLFLGHEDIKTTQVYAEPGLGAVSESYRRALGGGLSATWANGGELVPALPSPRGAAGAAREPRDRRARPRGKEARPGRRRRGGPAPGRARRAARGRSS; from the coding sequence TTGCGCGCGCCGGCGAGCGCCGCGCTGATCGAGCGCGACGCGCGCGGCGCGCTACACGCGGCGCCGGGCGCGACGTCAGCCACCCTGCCCTACCAACAACGGCTCGTCCTGGCCGGCGTGCAGGCGCCGCGCGCGCGGCGGCGGCGGCGCGACGACGACGCCGGCGGCGCGGCGCTCGGCGAGCCGGGCGTGTTCATGGCGATCGCGCGCGCGACCGAGCGCCTGTGGCGCCGCGCGCACCTGACCTATGACCAGGCGATCGCGGTCGGCAAGCTGGTACGCGAGCGGCTCGAGCTGACCAAGCCGGCCGCGCGCCGTGGAGCTCCGCCGCGGCTGTCGCCGGCGGACGCCAATCGGTTGATCGCGGCGGCCTATCGAACGGCGAGCGCGCGGGGCGGTGACACTCGTGCGCGCGGCCTCCTGGTCAAGACGCTTCTCCTGAGCGGTGCGCGCGTGAACGAGTTTGTTCATCTGCGCGCGGAGGATCTCGACGTCGAGCAAGCGCGGATCCGGATCCGCAAGGGCAAGGGCGGCAAGGTGCGCACGGTGCCGATCCTTCCCGAGCTGGCGCACGAGCTGCGGACGCACCTCGGCTCGCGCCGCGCCGGTTGGCTGTTCGAGTCGCGCGCGGCCGGTCGCTACAGCACGCGGCGCGTGCAACAGATCGTGCGCGAGGTCGCCGGCAAGGCCGGGATCGTCCATCGCGTCTACCCGCATCTGCTGCGGCACACCGTCGCCCAACACCTGCTCGATCGCGGGATGCCGATCGATCAGGTTCGTTTGTTCCTCGGGCACGAGGACATCAAGACGACGCAGGTCTACGCGGAGCCGGGCCTCGGCGCGGTGAGCGAGAGCTACCGCCGCGCGCTCGGCGGCGGGTTGTCGGCGACCTGGGCGAACGGCGGCGAGCTGGTGCCCGCCCTGCCCTCTCCTCGCGGGGCCGCCGGCGCGGCGCGCGAACCTCGAGATCGCCGCGCGCGGCCTCGTGGCAAGGAAGCCCGGCCGGGTCGGCGGCGCCGTGGAGGTCCTGCTCCTGGTCGAGCTCGCCGGGCGGCGCGCGGCCGGTCTTCCTAG
- a CDS encoding DnaJ domain-containing protein yields the protein MNYDPHEDYYVLLGVPDTAPPAAIKAAYRARILHAHPDKATGNTATAAALNRAWEVLGDPRTRAAYDAARRRYLAAVAAAAAASATKARPATRARKKVRTTRAAAPVAPKVSRKAAPRAAAPPAPNAVDIAVENFVGSLRNAEYGKALGWFILGAFISDASRPQPTRRRARRRRR from the coding sequence GTGAACTACGATCCGCACGAGGACTACTACGTCCTGCTCGGCGTGCCCGACACGGCGCCGCCCGCCGCGATCAAGGCGGCGTACCGCGCGCGGATCCTGCACGCGCACCCCGACAAGGCGACGGGCAACACGGCGACGGCGGCGGCGCTGAATCGCGCGTGGGAGGTCCTTGGCGATCCGCGGACGCGCGCGGCCTACGATGCCGCGCGGCGGCGCTACCTGGCCGCGGTAGCGGCGGCTGCGGCGGCCTCGGCGACGAAGGCGCGGCCGGCGACGCGCGCGAGGAAGAAGGTCCGGACGACGCGTGCCGCCGCTCCGGTCGCCCCCAAGGTCAGCCGCAAGGCGGCCCCGCGCGCGGCGGCGCCTCCGGCTCCGAACGCGGTGGACATCGCCGTGGAGAATTTCGTGGGCAGCCTGCGAAACGCCGAGTACGGCAAGGCGCTCGGCTGGTTCATCCTGGGTGCGTTCATCTCGGACGCGTCGCGCCCGCAGCCGACGCGACGGCGCGCGCGGCGGCGGCGGCGGTAG